Proteins from a single region of Bdellovibrio bacteriovorus HD100:
- a CDS encoding cytochrome b/b6 domain-containing protein, with product MRSTLIYDLPTRLFHWLFSALFLLSFIIAKTVDDNSVVFSYHMLSGLLLAWLVVWRFVWGIMGTKHAKFSGFSLNPLELKNYLVGVLVGSKRRWSGHNPASSWAAMAMFALALGLAVTGYLMTMGSKETFEEAHELMANAFVVIAAFHVVGVILHSLRHRDAIALSMLDGKKEVDGDGAGISSSKGIAAVILLSLVVVGGLYLTKNFDSQRRTLSLPGQTLQLGDAEVSTEGDDD from the coding sequence ATGCGGTCCACTTTGATATACGATTTGCCGACACGGCTTTTTCATTGGTTGTTTTCAGCCCTGTTTCTATTGTCATTTATCATTGCCAAAACTGTTGATGATAATTCGGTGGTCTTTAGCTACCACATGCTTTCCGGACTTTTGCTTGCCTGGCTTGTAGTATGGCGGTTCGTCTGGGGCATCATGGGTACAAAGCACGCCAAGTTCTCGGGATTCAGCCTGAACCCCCTTGAGCTAAAGAATTATCTTGTTGGCGTATTAGTGGGGTCCAAAAGGCGCTGGTCAGGGCATAATCCTGCCTCCAGCTGGGCCGCGATGGCGATGTTTGCCTTAGCACTGGGGTTGGCAGTAACGGGTTACCTGATGACTATGGGGAGCAAAGAAACCTTTGAAGAAGCACACGAACTAATGGCCAATGCGTTTGTTGTGATTGCGGCCTTTCATGTGGTCGGCGTGATTCTTCACTCGCTGAGGCATCGGGATGCCATCGCACTAAGTATGCTTGACGGAAAAAAAGAGGTGGATGGTGATGGGGCCGGAATTTCCTCTTCCAAGGGAATTGCGGCGGTGATCTTACTGTCATTGGTTGTCGTGGGTGGCTTGTATCTGACTAAAAATTTTGATTCGCAAAGAAGAACTCTTTCACTGCCGGGACAAACACTGCAATTGGGAGATGCGGAAGTATCCACGGAAGGTGATGACGACTAA
- a CDS encoding helix-turn-helix transcriptional regulator, which yields MNQKERAVLIAVLATVTLMVAVDLATDSQEGVALWHVLIEGGAGLAALFGIFFLMKDSFNLQHKLSDSLNENARLKSEAQEWKQEARKYIEGLSHSIDLQLSKWSLSLAEKEVALLLLKGLSLKEIAEVRGTSEKTARAQSIAIYSKSGLAGRSELAAFFLEDLLQPQTAE from the coding sequence ATGAACCAAAAAGAACGTGCAGTTCTTATAGCAGTGTTGGCGACCGTTACCTTAATGGTTGCTGTGGATTTGGCGACAGACTCTCAAGAGGGCGTCGCTCTTTGGCATGTTCTGATCGAGGGTGGAGCAGGTTTGGCGGCTCTTTTCGGAATCTTCTTCCTGATGAAAGATTCATTCAACCTGCAGCATAAGTTGTCAGACTCTTTAAATGAAAATGCCAGGCTTAAAAGTGAGGCCCAGGAATGGAAGCAGGAGGCACGAAAATACATCGAGGGCCTTTCCCATTCCATTGATTTGCAGTTATCAAAATGGAGCCTGTCGCTGGCTGAAAAAGAAGTGGCTCTGCTGTTGTTGAAGGGACTTTCACTTAAAGAAATTGCCGAAGTTCGCGGCACCAGTGAAAAAACGGCGCGAGCCCAGTCGATAGCTATCTATTCCAAGTCCGGATTGGCGGGCCGGTCCGAACTGGCCGCCTTTTTCCTTGAGGACTTGCTGCAGCCTCAAACAGCGGAATAG